A stretch of Carnobacterium iners DNA encodes these proteins:
- a CDS encoding ABC transporter ATP-binding protein: protein MIKFKDVSKEYIPGTPVISNLNLEIKDGEFFVLIGPSGCGKTTLLKMINRLISLNSGYIYVRDKPISEYNIQELRWNMGYVLQQIALFPNMTVEENITTVPEMKKWSKDKMHDRVTELLESVGLDAKSYRNRKTSELSGGEQQRIGVLRAFAADPDIILMDEPFGALDPISRNNLQKDVVEMHKKWGKTIVFVTHDMQEAISLGNRIALIDKGEIVQLGTPEEIVSHPKNDFVRNFLKSGNIEVDKTQTIQDLIEGGYVTSIDSQEKSETILSTDDTLDQLIVSMSKGDTVFIKDANSQLIGKISNQQLMSYLAATIENRGEVG from the coding sequence ATGATAAAATTTAAAGACGTATCAAAAGAATATATACCAGGAACTCCTGTTATTTCCAACTTAAATTTAGAAATCAAAGATGGCGAGTTTTTTGTATTGATTGGTCCTAGTGGATGTGGGAAAACAACACTACTAAAGATGATTAATCGATTAATCTCATTAAATTCTGGCTATATTTATGTAAGAGATAAACCAATCAGTGAGTATAATATCCAAGAGTTGCGTTGGAATATGGGCTATGTATTGCAACAAATTGCTTTATTTCCTAACATGACTGTGGAAGAAAATATTACTACTGTTCCTGAAATGAAAAAATGGTCTAAAGATAAGATGCACGATCGAGTGACGGAATTACTTGAGAGTGTTGGACTAGATGCAAAAAGTTACCGTAATAGAAAAACATCTGAACTATCAGGTGGGGAACAGCAGCGAATTGGTGTTTTAAGAGCTTTTGCAGCAGATCCTGATATTATCTTAATGGATGAACCTTTTGGTGCGTTGGACCCAATTAGTCGTAATAATTTGCAAAAAGATGTTGTAGAGATGCACAAAAAATGGGGGAAAACAATTGTTTTTGTCACCCATGATATGCAAGAAGCGATATCGCTGGGAAACCGTATCGCCTTGATTGATAAAGGAGAAATCGTTCAATTAGGAACTCCAGAGGAAATAGTGAGTCATCCTAAAAATGATTTTGTTAGGAATTTTTTAAAGTCAGGTAATATTGAAGTGGATAAAACTCAAACGATTCAAGACCTCATTGAAGGTGGTTATGTAACATCAATAGATAGCCAAGAAAAAAGCGAAACAATATTATCGACAGATGATACCTTAGATCAGCTAATCGTTAGTATGTCAAAAGGGGATACGGTATTTATTAAAGATGCAAATAGTCAGCTTATTGGAAAAATTTCAAATCAACAATTAATGTCATATTTAGCAGCAACTATTGAAAATAGAGGTGAAGTCGGATGA
- a CDS encoding ABC transporter permease/substrate-binding protein, with product MNELINTFQDRKGLLWTALIEHIQLSFISLLIAVALAIPLAIFLTHHKKIANPIIQVTAIFQTIPSLALLGLMIPLVGIGKLPAVIALVIYALLPILRNTYTGLTEVDPSLVEAADAMGMDRFRKLIKVEMPIAMPVIMAGIRNAMVLIIGTATIAALIGAGGLGSLILLGIDRGNNYLILLGAVPAALLAVGFDYLLSYFEKTSFKKTVIVLGAVTVVVAGILLIPLFTGQDKEITIAGKLGSEPEIIMNIYKELIEDQTDLTVELKPNMGKTTFVFNALESGDIDIYPEFTGTVLATFLNEQAVSTSEKEVYEQARTGLSEQYEMALLEPMAFNNTYTLAVTSEIAKQYNLESMSDLQDVSDKVKVGFTLEFADRQDGYLGIQDLYGVTFDDLKTMEPKLRYQAIETGDINLLDAYSTDSELEEYELVVLKDDKGLFPPYQGAPLMLEKTLEKHPELEGVLNTLSGQVTDDEMRKMNYEVNVNSQTPQKVAQDFLKSKQLIK from the coding sequence ATGAATGAACTAATAAATACGTTTCAAGATCGTAAAGGACTATTATGGACGGCTTTAATAGAGCACATTCAGCTCTCATTTATTTCTTTATTAATTGCAGTTGCTCTAGCTATTCCACTAGCTATATTTTTAACGCACCACAAAAAGATAGCTAATCCAATTATTCAAGTAACAGCTATCTTTCAAACGATTCCTTCATTAGCTTTATTAGGTTTAATGATACCACTAGTCGGAATTGGGAAATTACCTGCCGTTATTGCGTTAGTTATTTACGCTTTACTGCCAATACTAAGAAATACCTATACCGGATTAACGGAGGTTGACCCTTCTTTAGTAGAAGCAGCAGATGCAATGGGAATGGACCGCTTTAGAAAATTAATAAAAGTAGAAATGCCTATTGCTATGCCTGTTATAATGGCAGGGATTCGAAATGCGATGGTATTGATTATTGGTACAGCAACGATTGCGGCTTTAATTGGAGCTGGAGGACTCGGAAGTTTGATTTTATTAGGCATTGACCGGGGCAATAATTATCTAATCTTATTAGGTGCAGTACCTGCAGCTTTATTAGCAGTTGGTTTTGATTATCTCCTTAGTTACTTTGAAAAAACATCGTTTAAAAAGACTGTTATCGTACTTGGTGCTGTAACGGTAGTAGTAGCGGGGATTCTACTTATTCCATTGTTTACAGGACAAGATAAAGAAATTACAATTGCCGGTAAATTAGGCTCAGAACCTGAAATTATTATGAATATATATAAAGAACTGATTGAAGATCAAACCGATTTGACAGTAGAATTGAAGCCAAATATGGGTAAAACAACTTTTGTCTTTAATGCTTTAGAATCAGGGGATATTGATATTTATCCAGAATTCACAGGAACAGTACTGGCTACTTTCTTGAATGAACAAGCTGTCTCAACAAGTGAAAAAGAAGTATATGAACAAGCTCGTACTGGCTTATCAGAACAATACGAAATGGCATTGCTTGAACCAATGGCATTTAATAATACGTATACATTAGCTGTAACTTCTGAGATAGCCAAACAATACAATCTAGAAAGTATGTCTGATTTACAAGATGTTTCAGATAAAGTTAAAGTTGGTTTCACACTTGAGTTTGCTGACCGTCAAGATGGTTACCTAGGTATTCAAGATTTATATGGTGTTACATTTGATGATTTAAAAACAATGGAACCTAAACTGCGCTATCAAGCTATTGAGACAGGTGACATTAATTTGTTAGATGCTTATTCAACAGACAGTGAATTAGAAGAATACGAATTAGTTGTCCTAAAAGATGATAAAGGGTTATTCCCACCTTACCAAGGCGCACCTTTAATGCTTGAGAAAACATTAGAGAAACACCCTGAATTAGAAGGTGTATTAAACACACTAAGTGGGCAAGTAACAGACGATGAAATGCGTAAAATGAACTATGAAGTTAACGTAAATAGCCAAACTCCACAAAAAGTAGCTCAAGACTTCCTAAAATCAAAACAACTAATCAAATAA
- a CDS encoding SprT family protein, translating to MKQVELQKLVEEISIVYFKQPFEHVATFNSRLRTTGGRYHLKSHNLDFNLKILEAFGMLEFIKVIKHELCHYHLHLAGKGYQHKDNDFKVLLKQTGGSRFVQSVKITSDEKKIWLYQCKSCQIIIRRQRRFNTKKFVCGKCKGKLILQDLQQ from the coding sequence TTGAAACAAGTTGAATTACAAAAATTGGTAGAAGAAATATCCATAGTTTATTTTAAACAACCATTTGAACACGTTGCTACTTTTAATAGTCGTTTACGCACAACGGGTGGACGGTATCATCTGAAATCACATAATTTAGACTTTAATCTGAAAATTTTAGAAGCATTTGGCATGCTAGAATTTATAAAGGTTATTAAACATGAACTATGTCATTACCATTTGCATCTTGCTGGAAAAGGTTATCAACATAAAGACAACGATTTTAAGGTATTGCTGAAACAAACAGGTGGGAGTCGATTTGTTCAATCAGTAAAAATAACTAGCGATGAAAAAAAAATATGGCTCTATCAATGTAAAAGCTGTCAAATAATTATTCGTAGACAACGTCGTTTTAATACAAAAAAATTTGTTTGCGGAAAATGCAAAGGCAAATTAATTTTACAGGATTTGCAGCAATAA
- a CDS encoding ABC transporter permease — MAIDSILANKMRSFLTMLGIIIGIAAVIAILAIGNGATSKITGTFDDLGASTISVSLSEDASRSDAFTDEDIQALKLSIPAITHISPDKTIQAFVESEFDKRSSLVLSGTPDMQYTNQAMESTLVYGRYFNETDYQDGKNVVVVSEDTAKALFNNRINIVGEKLVLSGNTGNSIRLRVIGVVKGTFDNLQGAFDITQIPVYLAIPLTTMSNLNPDVTTIESLTVQVTDKNSIESVSKQMVRLLETRHNTLGKDYCTATNFLQALDQVNSVLSLFVNFIAAVAAIALLVGGIGVMNIMLVSVTERTREIGTRKALGATTGTILMQFLMEAVVLSLIGGIIGLVLGILLAFGVGSALDIVPSITFTAVAAVLLFSTAVGIFFGIYPARKAAKLDPIEALRYE; from the coding sequence ATGGCTATCGATAGTATTCTAGCTAACAAAATGCGTTCTTTTTTGACCATGTTAGGTATTATCATTGGAATTGCAGCTGTCATCGCTATTCTTGCTATTGGTAATGGCGCAACGTCAAAAATTACAGGTACATTTGACGATCTTGGAGCTTCGACTATCTCTGTTTCTTTAAGCGAAGATGCGTCTAGAAGTGATGCGTTTACAGATGAAGATATTCAAGCATTAAAATTATCCATTCCAGCTATTACACATATTTCTCCTGATAAAACCATTCAAGCTTTTGTCGAGTCTGAATTTGATAAGCGATCTTCTTTAGTCTTGAGCGGAACACCAGATATGCAATACACCAATCAAGCTATGGAAAGCACTCTTGTCTATGGCCGTTATTTTAATGAAACAGATTATCAAGATGGTAAGAATGTTGTCGTAGTAAGTGAAGATACGGCTAAAGCTTTATTTAATAATCGAATCAATATTGTCGGTGAAAAACTAGTTCTTTCAGGAAATACAGGGAATAGTATTCGTTTGCGAGTCATCGGAGTTGTTAAGGGGACTTTTGATAATTTGCAAGGCGCCTTTGATATTACTCAGATTCCTGTTTATCTTGCTATCCCTTTGACAACAATGAGTAATTTAAATCCTGATGTAACGACAATAGAAAGCTTAACGGTTCAAGTAACCGATAAAAATTCAATTGAATCTGTATCTAAACAAATGGTCCGGTTATTAGAAACAAGGCACAATACACTAGGTAAAGATTACTGTACAGCTACGAATTTCTTACAAGCTTTAGACCAAGTAAATTCTGTATTGAGTTTGTTTGTTAATTTTATTGCTGCTGTTGCTGCTATTGCCTTATTAGTAGGTGGCATTGGGGTAATGAATATTATGTTGGTTTCTGTTACGGAACGCACACGTGAAATTGGCACACGTAAAGCACTCGGTGCAACAACGGGGACAATTTTAATGCAATTTTTAATGGAGGCTGTTGTTTTAAGTTTAATTGGAGGCATTATCGGTCTCGTATTGGGTATTCTCTTAGCCTTTGGTGTAGGTAGTGCATTAGATATTGTACCAAGCATTACCTTTACTGCTGTAGCGGCCGTATTGCTCTTTTCAACTGCAGTCGGGATATTCTTTGGTATCTATCCAGCTAGAAAAGCCGCTAAACTCGATCCAATTGAAGCACTCAGATACGAATAA
- a CDS encoding efflux RND transporter periplasmic adaptor subunit gives MTTKKILSVSILVAIIAFIGYSIFTSSTSNEAISVRTATISKETIVETLSTTGIIKPNQTQEIIGQGLVSEVDVVVGDLVEEDDRLVLYQDGSEKRAEFKGTITAVNLSPEEVDLSMQTGESAIVLADLTNLLVAIQLTKSDAPRVKKEQVVTLTSGSKTYQGKVTQLDPTAKVMSGQFGNTAALSATIAFDEASIGLFAGFDIDTEIVTETAKDVLSLPIESLLYNAENKPYVYLVEDGIAKAQLIEVGTQSDTAVEVKGGLEVDQTIILSPDEKVKDGIAVSKK, from the coding sequence ATGACTACAAAAAAAATACTGAGCGTTAGTATCTTAGTGGCTATCATTGCTTTTATTGGCTACAGCATCTTTACATCTTCAACAAGCAATGAGGCTATTTCCGTTCGAACAGCCACGATAAGCAAAGAAACGATTGTCGAAACACTTTCTACTACAGGAATAATAAAGCCTAACCAAACACAAGAAATTATTGGACAAGGGCTTGTTTCAGAAGTAGACGTCGTAGTAGGTGATCTAGTTGAAGAAGATGACCGTTTGGTCCTCTATCAAGATGGTTCAGAAAAAAGAGCTGAATTTAAAGGGACCATTACAGCAGTTAATCTTTCTCCCGAAGAGGTTGATTTAAGCATGCAAACTGGTGAATCGGCTATTGTATTAGCCGATTTAACTAACTTACTTGTTGCGATTCAATTAACAAAATCAGATGCACCTCGTGTTAAAAAAGAACAAGTGGTGACGTTAACTAGTGGTTCAAAGACTTACCAAGGGAAAGTGACACAACTTGATCCAACTGCTAAAGTAATGAGCGGCCAATTTGGCAACACAGCGGCTTTATCTGCAACGATTGCTTTCGATGAAGCATCAATAGGTCTTTTTGCAGGCTTTGATATTGATACTGAAATTGTTACCGAAACAGCAAAAGATGTTCTTTCTTTACCAATTGAATCTTTACTTTATAATGCAGAAAACAAACCTTACGTTTACCTTGTTGAAGACGGCATAGCTAAGGCTCAATTAATTGAAGTAGGTACTCAGTCTGATACGGCTGTTGAAGTAAAAGGCGGATTAGAGGTTGACCAGACTATTATCTTATCACCTGATGAAAAAGTAAAAGATGGAATAGCTGTTTCGAAAAAATAG
- a CDS encoding ABC transporter ATP-binding protein, with amino-acid sequence MIELKNIVKTYRTGDESLVALDDVTLSITDGEFTAIMGPSGSGKSTLMNILGLLDQFDSGTYFLNGVDVSKLSDNEGAHVRNKEVGFVFQSFNLMPRMTLLENVELPMIYAGIPAKERKKRALKALERVGLANRVKHKPNEISGGQKQRVAIARAIVNNPSVLMADEPTGNLDSKTAIGILRIFQELNVEGTTIVMVTHEPEVAIYTKRILSFFDGALKEDHSQIPEII; translated from the coding sequence ATGATTGAATTAAAAAATATTGTTAAAACCTATCGAACGGGTGATGAGTCTCTAGTAGCATTAGACGATGTCACGTTGTCTATCACGGATGGTGAATTTACTGCTATTATGGGTCCTAGTGGTTCAGGTAAATCAACTCTTATGAATATTTTAGGTTTATTAGACCAATTTGATTCAGGTACGTACTTTCTAAATGGTGTAGATGTTAGCAAACTTAGCGACAATGAAGGAGCACATGTTCGCAATAAAGAAGTTGGTTTTGTTTTTCAATCTTTCAATTTAATGCCACGCATGACTCTTTTAGAAAATGTTGAATTGCCAATGATTTATGCCGGTATTCCTGCTAAAGAACGAAAAAAAAGAGCTCTAAAAGCTTTGGAACGAGTTGGATTAGCTAACCGCGTCAAACATAAGCCTAATGAAATTTCGGGCGGACAAAAGCAACGTGTCGCTATTGCTCGTGCCATCGTTAATAATCCTTCTGTTTTAATGGCCGATGAACCAACTGGGAATTTAGATTCTAAAACAGCAATTGGTATTTTACGAATCTTTCAAGAGTTAAATGTAGAAGGAACAACTATCGTGATGGTTACCCATGAACCTGAAGTAGCTATTTATACTAAGCGTATTCTCTCATTTTTTGACGGCGCTCTCAAGGAAGACCACTCGCAGATACCAGAAATAATATAG
- a CDS encoding Tex family protein has protein sequence MTDTTEVLVLDLLKKELKSYSTKQLTTVLNLLSEGNTVPFIARYRKEMTGTLDEVQIREIEERYNYLQTLEKRKKDVIRTIEEQGKLTPELKKSIELAEKMQLVEDLYRPFKQKRRTKATIAKESGLEPLADWMLTFPSVAVLEEASNYIDDEKNVESAESALAGAHEIIAETISDEPRYRIWIREYTLKNGMLTTNVKKQEKDEKGVFEMYYDYKEPVVKLVSHRILAINRGEKEDILKTALVVNETTVFNYLVKELIKEEDSTATAYIKEAIEDSYKRFIGPSIEREIRSELTIKADEQAINIFGENLRNLLLQPPLKGKVVLGLDPAYRTGCKLAVIDPTGKVMDIDVIYPHKPAGNEARANAAVKFKQLIEKYEVEMVAIGNGTASRESETFVSDNLKEIERQVFYMIVNEAGASVYSASPIAREEFPDLQVEQRSAVSIARRLQDPLAELVKIDPKSVGVGQYQHDVSQKHLEERLDFVVETAVNQVGVNVNTASAQLLKHVAGLNKTTANNVITYREENGRFESRAQLKKVPRLGPKAYEQSVGFMRIVDGENVLDNTGIHPETYKQAKEILDLAGIALEDVGSMKAKKSLELLDIAKLVEATALGKETVKDMLEALFTPGRDLRDEMSAPLLRTDVLSMEDLQEGMELEGTVRNVVDFGAFVDIGVKQDGLVHISKLSKGYVQHPTNVVAVGDVVTVWVEDINVNKGRISLTMLAPKKKD, from the coding sequence ATGACAGATACAACAGAAGTTTTAGTGCTAGATTTATTGAAAAAGGAACTGAAAAGCTACTCAACTAAACAACTAACAACCGTTTTAAATTTATTATCAGAAGGCAACACAGTGCCTTTTATAGCTCGTTACCGTAAAGAAATGACTGGAACTCTAGATGAAGTTCAAATTCGTGAAATAGAGGAACGTTACAATTACCTTCAAACATTAGAAAAGCGTAAAAAAGATGTTATCCGCACAATTGAAGAACAAGGTAAGCTAACACCCGAGCTGAAAAAAAGCATTGAGCTAGCTGAGAAAATGCAACTAGTGGAAGACTTATACCGTCCTTTTAAGCAAAAACGAAGAACGAAAGCGACGATAGCTAAAGAGAGTGGCTTAGAGCCATTAGCTGATTGGATGCTTACTTTTCCATCTGTAGCTGTCCTGGAAGAAGCAAGCAATTATATTGATGATGAAAAAAATGTGGAGTCAGCTGAATCTGCTTTAGCAGGAGCGCATGAAATTATTGCAGAAACAATCAGCGATGAACCACGCTATCGTATTTGGATAAGAGAATACACGCTTAAAAATGGGATGCTAACGACTAATGTAAAAAAACAAGAAAAAGATGAAAAAGGTGTCTTTGAAATGTATTATGATTACAAAGAGCCAGTTGTTAAACTAGTCTCTCACCGTATACTAGCGATTAATCGTGGAGAAAAAGAAGATATCTTAAAAACAGCATTGGTTGTAAATGAAACTACTGTCTTTAATTATCTAGTTAAAGAGTTGATAAAAGAAGAGGACTCAACAGCAACGGCTTATATCAAAGAAGCGATTGAAGACAGCTATAAACGCTTCATTGGTCCCTCAATTGAACGGGAAATTCGCTCTGAATTAACTATAAAAGCAGATGAGCAAGCCATTAATATTTTCGGTGAAAATTTACGAAATTTATTATTGCAACCACCGTTAAAAGGAAAAGTTGTTTTAGGACTTGATCCAGCTTATCGGACAGGTTGTAAACTAGCCGTTATTGATCCGACAGGTAAAGTGATGGATATTGATGTTATTTACCCCCATAAACCAGCTGGCAATGAAGCACGCGCGAATGCTGCAGTTAAATTTAAACAGTTAATTGAAAAGTACGAAGTAGAAATGGTTGCTATCGGAAATGGTACAGCTAGTCGCGAATCAGAAACGTTTGTATCTGATAACCTAAAAGAAATCGAACGCCAAGTATTTTATATGATTGTTAATGAGGCAGGAGCGTCTGTTTATTCAGCTAGTCCGATTGCTCGTGAAGAGTTCCCTGATTTACAAGTAGAACAAAGAAGTGCTGTGAGTATTGCGCGCCGTTTGCAAGACCCATTAGCTGAATTAGTTAAAATAGATCCAAAGTCAGTTGGTGTTGGTCAATACCAGCACGACGTTTCACAAAAACATTTAGAAGAACGATTAGATTTTGTTGTAGAAACAGCTGTTAACCAAGTAGGTGTTAACGTAAATACTGCTAGTGCACAATTATTGAAGCATGTTGCAGGATTGAACAAAACAACAGCAAACAACGTGATTACTTACCGTGAAGAAAATGGACGCTTTGAAAGCCGTGCTCAGTTGAAAAAAGTTCCACGTTTAGGACCCAAAGCGTATGAGCAATCTGTTGGATTTATGCGAATCGTTGATGGTGAAAACGTGTTAGACAATACGGGTATTCACCCAGAGACTTATAAACAAGCAAAAGAAATTCTTGATTTAGCGGGAATAGCTTTAGAAGATGTAGGCAGCATGAAAGCTAAAAAATCTTTAGAGTTACTAGATATAGCTAAATTAGTCGAAGCAACAGCGCTAGGTAAAGAAACCGTAAAAGATATGCTAGAAGCTTTATTTACACCAGGTCGCGACTTACGTGATGAAATGTCAGCGCCTTTATTGAGAACAGATGTATTAAGCATGGAAGACTTACAAGAAGGAATGGAATTAGAAGGAACGGTTCGTAATGTAGTTGATTTTGGTGCATTTGTAGACATCGGAGTAAAACAAGATGGATTAGTGCATATTTCGAAACTAAGTAAAGGTTACGTCCAACATCCAACAAATGTAGTAGCTGTTGGAGACGTTGTTACCGTTTGGGTAGAAGATATCAATGTTAATAAAGGCCGAATTTCATTGACGATGTTGGCCCCTAAAAAGAAAGATTAA
- a CDS encoding L-cystine transporter has product MTNLYIIIALLLFVAVIYAFWRLQKKHIKFSTRVFIALGSGIVYGAILQLIFGATGEVTTGAIQWINVVGTGYVRLLQMLIMPLIFVSIVGAFTKVEGTKDLGKISATVLTALLATTAISALVGIGSVMLFNLDGAEFVQGAAETTQIAALDERKEMVVDLSLPEQIVNFIPSNVFADLSNSRSTSTIAVVIFSAFVGVAYLGIIRKNPEDGAFFERIIKSLYAIVMRIVTLVLRLTPYGVFALMIKALSTSDFNALVNLGKFVLASYAAIITVFLIHMLILLGYKVSPIQYLKKTLTVLSFAFTSRSSAGTLPLNIETQTKALGVDAASANFAGTFGMSIGQNGCAGVYPAMLAAIVAPTVGIDVFSPAYIFTIVAVVTISSFGVAGVGGGATFAALIVLGALDLPVAIVGLVISVEPVIDMARTLLNVNDSILAGIISSKRVKRFDESVFNDDEAIIKSDI; this is encoded by the coding sequence ATGACAAATCTTTATATCATCATTGCACTACTTTTATTTGTGGCGGTCATTTATGCTTTTTGGCGCTTACAAAAGAAACATATTAAATTTTCAACACGCGTTTTTATTGCGTTAGGTTCAGGTATCGTTTACGGTGCAATTTTGCAATTAATTTTCGGAGCAACTGGGGAAGTAACAACAGGGGCAATTCAATGGATTAATGTCGTTGGAACAGGGTATGTGCGTCTGTTACAAATGTTAATTATGCCATTAATTTTTGTTTCAATTGTTGGAGCATTTACTAAAGTTGAAGGAACAAAAGATCTAGGGAAAATTAGTGCGACGGTCTTGACGGCCTTGTTAGCAACGACAGCTATTTCGGCATTGGTTGGAATTGGAAGTGTGATGCTTTTCAATTTGGATGGTGCAGAATTTGTTCAAGGAGCTGCTGAAACAACTCAAATTGCAGCGTTAGATGAACGAAAAGAAATGGTTGTAGATTTATCGTTACCAGAGCAAATAGTGAACTTTATTCCATCTAATGTTTTTGCAGATTTATCTAATTCTCGCTCAACAAGTACAATTGCGGTAGTTATTTTTTCTGCTTTTGTAGGAGTAGCGTATCTAGGAATCATTCGAAAGAATCCGGAAGACGGAGCTTTCTTTGAAAGAATAATTAAAAGTTTATATGCTATCGTGATGCGTATCGTTACGTTAGTTTTAAGATTAACACCTTATGGAGTTTTTGCTTTAATGATAAAAGCTCTATCAACAAGTGATTTTAATGCATTAGTGAATCTAGGCAAATTTGTTCTAGCCTCCTATGCCGCAATAATTACGGTGTTCTTAATCCACATGCTTATTTTATTAGGTTACAAAGTTAGTCCTATACAATACCTAAAGAAAACCTTGACAGTTTTGAGCTTTGCATTTACCTCTCGTTCAAGTGCAGGAACATTGCCATTGAATATAGAAACGCAAACCAAAGCTTTAGGAGTAGATGCTGCTTCAGCTAACTTCGCGGGGACATTTGGTATGTCGATTGGGCAAAATGGTTGTGCGGGTGTTTATCCTGCAATGTTAGCGGCTATTGTAGCCCCTACAGTTGGAATTGATGTCTTTAGTCCAGCCTACATTTTTACTATTGTAGCGGTTGTAACAATCAGCTCATTTGGTGTTGCCGGTGTTGGTGGCGGAGCAACTTTTGCAGCTTTAATTGTTTTAGGAGCATTAGACCTTCCAGTAGCGATTGTTGGATTAGTTATTTCTGTTGAGCCTGTAATTGATATGGCACGGACATTATTGAATGTTAATGATAGCATCTTAGCTGGTATCATTTCATCAAAACGAGTAAAACGCTTTGATGAATCAGTATTTAATGATGATGAAGCAATCATCAAATCAGATATCTAA
- a CDS encoding metallophosphoesterase, protein MKIGVLSDLHIDTNGKHLPENETYAILLSKQIKKQKIDLFLIAGDISSDYHESQAFLDELTALSKIKILFVPGNHDYWSRINGEKDTKKIYQFFKEQPESILEKPYIINDEWAVVGNSGWYDYGFADTNQYSTAEFQKMSLRAGTWQDKKFCDWGVSDQAVTQWMLEKIEEDLAKIGDRKVILMTHVVTHPKFVVTLPHKIYDYFNAFLGSSTYERLYENYPNIAYSIMGHVHFRKTVFVNQVQFICACLGGKKHWPTKSAKSELLNAMITFQLPGNTRN, encoded by the coding sequence ATGAAAATAGGTGTATTATCAGATTTGCATATTGATACAAATGGTAAACACTTACCAGAAAATGAAACCTATGCAATTCTGTTAAGCAAACAGATAAAAAAACAAAAAATCGATCTTTTTTTAATTGCTGGAGATATCAGCAGTGATTACCATGAATCGCAAGCTTTTCTGGATGAACTAACAGCATTAAGTAAGATAAAAATATTATTTGTACCAGGAAATCATGATTATTGGTCTAGAATAAACGGTGAAAAGGATACGAAAAAAATCTATCAATTTTTCAAAGAACAACCAGAAAGCATCTTAGAAAAACCTTACATCATTAATGATGAATGGGCAGTAGTCGGTAATTCAGGCTGGTATGATTATGGATTTGCAGATACAAATCAATACAGTACGGCTGAATTTCAAAAAATGTCTTTACGTGCAGGAACTTGGCAGGATAAGAAGTTTTGTGATTGGGGAGTGTCTGATCAAGCGGTTACTCAATGGATGTTAGAAAAAATAGAAGAAGATTTAGCTAAAATAGGAGATCGGAAAGTTATTTTGATGACTCATGTAGTGACACATCCTAAATTCGTTGTGACTTTGCCGCATAAAATTTATGATTATTTTAATGCCTTTTTAGGAAGTTCAACGTATGAGAGGCTTTATGAAAACTACCCTAATATTGCATACAGCATTATGGGACATGTTCACTTTCGGAAAACAGTTTTCGTAAATCAAGTACAATTTATTTGTGCTTGTTTAGGTGGCAAAAAACATTGGCCGACTAAAAGTGCAAAATCAGAGTTATTAAACGCGATGATAACGTTCCAATTACCTGGAAACACTAGGAACTAA